TCAGCTTTGCCCCCAGCGAAAACCGGCTGACACAATAGCGCCGTGAGCACTCCCCCCCCTTCCGCCCAACGACCGGCGCAGATCCTGGTCATCGACGATGAACCCGACCTGCGCACGCTCTATGAATTGACGCTGCTGCGCGAGGGCTATCGCGTCGAGGCCGCGGGCAGCGTGTCGGAAGCCTGGCAGCACCTGGAGGCCGGCCGCTTCGACGCCGTGATCACCGACATGCGGCTGCCCGACGGACAGGGCATGGAGATCATCCACCGCATCCAGAAGGCCCAGCGCAGCGAGCGCTGCGTGGTGATGACGGCCTACGGCTCGGCCGAGAACGCGGTGGAAGCACTGAAAGCCGGCGCCTTCGACTACCTCACGAAGCCGGTCGACCTGAAGCAGTTCCGCGCCGTCGTGGCTTCCGCCGTGCAGGCGCGGCTAGTGCCGCAGCCGGTGGTCAAGCCTGTTCAGGCGGCACCCGCAAGCAACAACAACGCCGACGCAACGGTGGTCACCTCCGGCACCGGCATCGCCGCGCTCGACCGTCTCGTGGGCGAATCGGAACCCATGCGCCTCGTCAAGTCGCGCATCGCCAAGGTGGCGCGCGGCATGGCGCCGGTGCTGGTGCGCGGCGAATCGGGCACCGGCAAGGAACTGGTTGCGCGCGCCGTGCATGCCTGCAGCCAGCGCAACGAAGGCCCATTCGTCGCGGTGAACTGCGGCGCGATTCCCGAGAACCTGCTCGAGGCCGAATTCTTCGGCGCGCGCAAGGGCTCATACACCGGCTCCTCGCAAGACCGCGACGGCTACTTCCAGGCCGCGCGCGGCGGCACGCTGTTTCTCGACGAAATCGGCGATCTGCCGCTGGCGATGCAGTCGAAGCTGCTGCGCGCGATCCAGGAGCGCAGCGTGCGCTCGATCGGCTCGACGCAGGAAGAAACTGTCGACGTGCGCATCGTCAGCGCCACCCATAAAGACTTGCACGCCGAAGTGCAGGCTGGCCGCTTCCGCCAGGATCTTTTCTACCGCCTCAACGTGATCGAGATCGCCGTGCCCGCGCTGCGCGACCGTCGTGAGGACCTGCCCGCGCTGTGCACCGCGCTGCTCTCGCGCATCGCACAAGACGGCGGGCTGCCCGTGCCGCATCTGTCGGACGAACTGCTGCGCCGCCTCGCGCAGCATCCGTTGAACGGCAACGTGCGCGAGCTCGAAAACCTGCTGCACCGCGCGGTGGCACTGAACGACGGCGACGAACTTCATCTCGACCTGATGGGCGGTTTCACTGCTGCGGCCGAAGCCGCGGCGTCCGCGCCAGCGCCGCTGTCGCCCGTCACCGACGCGCCTGTCGCGCTGGCTCCACTTCCGAGCGCGCCGGTCGCGCCGCCCAAGGCCGCACCGCCGCCGCTGCCCTCCGACCTGCAGGCCTATCTCGATCAGCAGGAGCGCGAGATCCTCGTGCGCGCGCTGCACGAGAGCGGCTTCAACCGCACCGCGGCCGCCGCGCGGCTCGGCATGAGCCTGCGCCAGATCCGCTACCGTATCGCGCGACTGGGCATCACCACGCCCAACGGCGATGACGGCGCGAGCAGCCATGTCGACGACTGAAGCCAACGACGGCGGACTCTGGCAAGCCGGCTGGTACCGCTTCGCGAAGGCGCTGCACTCGCCGAACTTCGGGCCCCGCCCCGCGGGCGCGCAGACCGACCTCATCGTGCTGCACTCGATCAGCCTGCCGCCCGGTGAATACGGCGGCGACGCGGTGCAGCAGCTGTTCACCAATCAGCTCGACTGGGACGCGCACCCCTACTTCCAGTCGATCCGCGGCCTCGAGGTGTCCTCGCATTTCTACGTGCGCCGCAACGGCGAACTCTGGCAGTTCGTGAGCTGCGACGACCGCGCCTGGCATGCCGGCGTGTCGTCGTGGCGCGGCCGCGGCAACTGCAACGACGACTCCGTCGGCATCGAACTCGAAGGCCTCGAAGGCCAGCCCTTCGAAGAGCCGCAATACGAGACGCTCGCGAGCCTGTGCGCCGCCATCGCGCAGCACTACGCGATCGCGCACATCGCCGGCCACGAGCACATCGCGCCGGGCCGCAAACAGGATCCGGGCGCGGGATTCGACTGGCGCCTGCTGCGCGAACAACTCGGCTGGAATCCACAGATGTTTCCGCCACAGGTGGAGCAGCGCTAATTTTTTCAATCGTGCGGCGCCTCGCGATGCGTCGCTCTTGCGGCGCAGCAATGCGAAAATAGCAGTCGCGCGATTCAGCAACCATGCGGCCTGCAGGCCCAAATCGGCTTGCAAGCCAAGCCCCATGCGGGTTGAGAGACCATAGGCCAGTATTCAAGCGGCATCGCTGACCGTGTCCTATGGCGGAAGTAATACCGGCAATCCTTGTATCCATAGGAAAACGCTACATCTAGTGGGTTGTACACCCCCCGCACCCTAGATATAGTGTCCCCTGTCCGGTCATCTACACCGGCGCAGCGCCCGGCCCAGGCGCCGCCATCCAACAAGAATTGCCAACCGAGAGGAAGCGAATGCAAACTGCCCTGAACCCCCAATCGACCCCGCGTGCCGTTCCCTCGACGCCACCGCAACAGCAGCGAGACACTGCTGGCTCCCCCACCGGCCAGAACCTGGCCCACTACCAGATCATCCGCCGCAATGGCGCTGTCGTGCCCTTCGAGCCGAACAAGATCGCCATCGCGATGATGAAAGCCTTCCTGGCCGTGCACGGCACCCAGGGCGCGGCTTCGGCCAGCGTGCGCGAAACGGTCGACGTGCTCACGCAGGGCGTGATCCGCGCGCTGGTGCGTTCGCGTCCGGGCGGCGGCACCTTCCACATCGAAGACGTGCAAGACCAGGTCGAGCTCGGCCTGATGCGCGGCGGCCACCACGAAATTGCCCGCGCCTACGTGCTGTACCGCGAACGCCGCACGCAGGAGCGCTCGAAGCAGGGCGAGCAAGACGTGCCGGCCACGCCCGCGCTGCACGTGCTGGACAACGGCGAGCTCGTCACCCTTGACCTGAACGAACTCAAGGGCCTGATCGAGTCGGCCTGCGAAAACCTGGGCGACAGCATCACGTCCGCACCGATCGTCGCCGAGACGATGCGCAACCTGTACGACGGCGTGCCGCTCGACGAGGTCTACAAGGCCTCGATCCTGGCGGCCCGCACGCTGATCGAGAAAGACCCCGACTACACCTTCGCCACCGCGCGCCTGCTGCTGCACACGATCTTCAAGGAGATCATCGGCCGCGAAGTGATGCCGGCCGAGCGTGCCACCGCCTACGCCGACTACTTCCCGCAGTTCATCAAGAAGGGCGTGGACAACGACCTGCTCGACGAGAAGCTGCTGCAGTACGACCTGCCCCGCCTGGGCGCGGCGCTGAAGGCCGAGCGCGACAACCAGTTCGACTACCTCGGCCTGCAGACCCTGTATGACCGCTACTTCCTGCACGTGCGCAAGACCCGCATCGAGCTGCCGCAGGCCTTCTTCATGCGCGTGGCCATGGGCCTGTCGCTGAATGAAATCGACCGCGAAGCCCGTGCCATCGAGTTCTACGAAGTGCTGTCGTCGTTCGACTTCATGTCGAGCACGCCCACGCTGTTCAACGCCGGCACGCTGCGCTCGCAGCTGTCGAGCTGCTACCTGACCACCGTGCCCGACGACCTCGACGGCATCTACGAGTCGATCAAGGAAAACGCGCTGCTGTCGAAGTTCGCCGGCGGCCTGGGCAACGACTGGACCCGCGTGCGCGCGCTCGGCAGCCACATCAAGGGCACGAACGGCGAATCGCAGGGCGTGGTGCCGTTCCTGAAGGTGGTGAACGACACGGCCGTGGCCGTGAACCAGGGCGGCAAGCGCAAGGGCGCTGTCTGCACGTACCTCGAAACCTGGCACCTCGACATCGAGGAGTTCCTGGAACTGCGCAAGAACACCGGCGACGACCGCCGCCGCACGCACGACATGAACACCGCCAACTGGATCCCCGACCTGTTCATGCGCCGCGTGATGGAAAAGGGCACCTGGACGCTTTTCTCGCCCTCCAACGTGCCCGACCTGCACGACCTGTTCGGCGCCGACTTCGAGAAGGCCTACGTGGCCTACGAAGAGAAGGCTGCCCGCGGCGACATCAAGCCCGCGCGCACCATCCAGGCGACCGACCTGTGGCGCAAGATGCTCACGATGCTGTTCGAGACCGGCCACCCCTGGATCACGTTCAAGGACGCCTGCAACGTGCGCTCGCCGCAGCAGCACGCCGGCGTGGTGCACTCGTCGAACCTCTGCACCGAGATCACGCTGAACACCAGCGACACCGAAACCGCCGTCTGCAACCTGGGTTCCGTGAACCTGCTGCAGCACCTGAAGGACGGCAAGGTCGACCAGGAAAAGCTGAAGAAGACGATCTCCACGGCGATGCGCATGCTCGACAACGTGATCGACATCAACTACTACGCCGTGAAGAAGGCGCGCGACTCGAACCTGCGCCACCGTCCGGTCGGCCTGGGCCTGATGGGCTTCCAGGACGCGCTGTACGAACTGCGCATTCCGTACGCCTCACAAGAGGCCGTGCAGTTCGCCGACGAGTCGATGGAAGCCATCTGCTACCACGCCTACTGGGCCTCGACCGACCTGGCGCGCGAACGCGGCAAGTACTCGAGCTACAAGGGCTCGCTGTGGGACAAGGGCATCCTGCCGATCGACTCGCTCGACCTGCTGGAAAAGGCACGCGGCGGCTACGTCGAGGTCGACCGCTCGGCCACCCTCGACTGGGACGCGCTGCGCTCGAAGATCAAGGCCGACGGCATGCGCAATTCGAACTGCGTGGCCATCGCACCGACCGCGACCATCTCGAACATCATCGGCGTGGACGCTTCGATCGAACCCTGCTTCGGCAACCTGTCGGTCAAGTCGAACCTGTCGGGCGAATTCACCGTGATCAACCACTACCTGGTGCGCGACCTGAAGCGCCTGGGCCTGTGGGACGACGTGATGGTGATGGACCTGAAGCACTTCGACGGTTCGCTGCGTCCTATCGACCGCGTGCCGCAGGATGTGAAGGCGCTCTACGCCACCGCGTTCGAAGTCGAAACCACGTGGCTGGTCGAAGCCGCTGCGCGTCGCCAGAAGTGGATCGACCAGGCGCAGTCGCTGAACATCTACATGGCCGGCGCATCGGGCAAGAAGCTCGACGACACCTACAAGCTGGCATGGCTGCGCGGCCTGAAGACCACGTACTACCTGCGTACGCAGAGCGCGACGCACGCCGAGAAGTCGACGGTGCAATCGGGCCGTCTCAACGCGGTGTCGTCGGGCAACGACGCACCTTCGGGCATGAGCGCACTCGAAGCCGCCGCTGCTGCAGCGAAGGCACAGATGAGCGCAATGCCCGCCACCGACATCGCGTTCTGCGGTGTGGACGATCCGACCTGTGAAGCGTGCCAATAACGCGTCGATGCTCGCGACAGTGAGTCAGTGAGGTGCATGCAAAAAATCGCGCGACGTTCACTCAATGAAGGCATTGACTGACATCGCGCGATGCATGCGAGCAACATAACAACCACATAAATGGCGTGCGATGTGAACGAGCACTTTGCAACTCACATCGTTACTCCGATAATTTGAGCATTGGATTTTTCTATGTTGACCTGGGACGAAGAAGTCAAGCCCTCCTTACCAAAGGATATGCAACAAGGATTGCAGCACCACAACGCATCGACCAGCGGCTTGCCCGCAGGCCGTTCGGTGGACGCTCCGACTTCGTCGATTGCGCAACCCGCGCTCCGCGCGCTCGATGACGGCGCAGTCGTGCGTCCGGTTGCCGCCGCAGCAGCAACGCCCGCTGTCACCCAACGCGTCAAGGCTTCCGACAAGCGCATCATCAACGGCCAGACCGACGTCAACCAGCTGGTGCCGTTCAAGTACAAGTGGGCGTGGGAAAAATACCTCGCCACCTGCGCCAACCACTGGATGCCGCAGGAAGTGAACATGACGCGCGACATCGCGCTCTGGAAAGACCCGAACGGCCTGACCGAAGACGAACGCCGCATCGTCAAGCGCAACCTCGGCTTCTTCGTGACCGCCGACTCGCTGGCTGCCAACAACATCGTGCTGGGCACCTATCGCCACATCACGGCCCCCGAATGCCGCCAGTTCCTGCTGCGCCAGGCTTTTGAAGAAGCGATCCACACGCACGCGTACCAGTACATCGTCGAGTCGCTCGGCCTGGACGAGAGCGAGATCTTCAACGCCTACAACGAAGTGCAATCGATCCGTGAGAAGGACCAGTTCCTGCTCCCGTTCATCGACGCCATCAGCGACCCGCACTTCAAGACCGGCACTCACGAAACCGACCAGACGCTGCTCAAGTCGCTCATCGTGTTCGCCTGCCTGATGGAAGGCCTGTTCTTCTACGTCGGCTTCACGCAGATTCTTGCGCTGGGCCGCCAGAACAAGATGACCGGCGCCGCCGAGCAGTACCAGTACATCCTGCGCGACGAGTCGATGCACTGCAACTTCGGCATCGACCTGATCAACCAGCTCAAGCTCGAGAACCCCGGCCTCTGGACCTCCGAGTTCAAGGCCGAGATCAAGGCGCTCTTCATGCGCGCCGTCGAGCTCGAATACAAATACGCCGAAGACACCATGCCACGTGGCGTGCTCGGCATGAACGCCTCCATGTTCAAGGGCTACCTGCGCTACATCGCCAACCGGCGTGCACAGCAGATTGGCCTCGAAACGCTCTTCCCGAACGAAGAAAATCCGTTCCCCTGGATGAGCGAAATGATTGACCTGAAGAAAGAGCGCAACTTTTTCGAAACCCGCGTGATCGAGTACCAGTCGGGTGGTGCGCTCTCCTGGGATTGAATCTTTCGACAAGAATTAATGAATTCAAGAATTGCCCTTGCCACCGATCGCGCCAAAGAGCGCGGCATGGACTAGGGCTCAGGTGTTCATGGTGCTGGGGCTCAGATCTCAACGCCATGAATCGCTTCACGCTACCCAACGTGCGTGGAGTGCTTCAATAGGTTGATTTTTTCAACTTGATCAAGGAGAAATAGAAATGGCAACTGCAAAGAAAGCGCCGGCTAAGAAAGCCGCTGCAAAGAAGGCTCCGGCAAAGAAGGCTGTGGCCGCTAAGAAGGCTCCGGCAAAGAAGGTAGCCGCCAAGAAGGCTCCGGCCAAGAAGGTCGCTGCGAAGAAGGCTCCGGCGAAGAAGGTAGCCGCCAAGAAGGCAGCTCCGGCCAAGAAGGCCGCTGCGAAGAAGGCTCCGGCGAAGAAGGCCGTAGCCAAGAAGGCGCCTGCGAAGAAGGCTGCTGCCAAGAAGGCGCCTGCAAAGAAGGCCGCCGCCAAGAAGGCGCCTGCGAAGAAGGCTGCTGCCAAGAAGGCGCCTGCGAAAAAGGCTGCGGCCAAGAAAGCCGCGAAAAAGCCTGCTGCCAAAAAGCCTGCTGCGAAGAAGGCTCCCAAGGCTGCTGCGCCCGCCAAGGCTGCAGCCGTAGCGCCTGCCCCTGCGGCGCAAACGACGCTGAATCCCCAGGCAGCTTGGCCGTTCCCCACGGCCAGCAAGCCCTGAGCTTCTCAGCGGCCTTGAAGGCGCAAAGCCCGGCACCTCGCGGTGTCGGGCTTTTTTATTGGCGCTTCTTCAGGAAGAAGATCGAGGACCGAATCAGAGGCCCAGGGCCTTGCGGTCGATCTCGTAGTTCTGCGGGCCACGCTGCGCGATCTTGATCGCGCCGACCTTGTTGCCCAGCGCTGCGCACTGCGCCAGCGGCCAGCCCTTTTCCAGGCCGAACAGCAGCGCACCACGCCACGCGTCGCCGCAGCCCGTGGGCTCGACCACTTCGGTGGCCACCACGCCTGGCACGTGCTCGCGCTCGCCGTCAGTCCAGATCTCGCAGCCCTCGGACGCCAGCGTGACCACCAGGCCGCGCACGCGCTTCGAGATCTCCGCCAGGCTCCAGCCGGTGCGCTGCGACAGCATCTTGCCTTCGTAGTCGTTCACCACCACCCAGCTCGCGAGATCAACGAAATGGCGCAGCGCCTCGCCGTCGAACATCGGCAAACCCTGGCCCGGATCGAACACGAACGGAATGCCTGCGGCGGCGAATTGCTCGGCGTGCTGCAGCATCGCGTCACGGCCATCGGGCGCGATGATGCCGAGCTTGATGTCGTCGCGCGCGGCCACCTTCGTGATGTGCGCCTGCTGCATCGCGCCGGGGTGGAAGGCGGTGATCTGGTTGTTGTCGACGTCGCTCATGATCATCGCCTGCGCGGTGAAGGTGTCGTCGAGCTGGCGCACGAACTCGGTGTCGATACCAAGCGAGCGCATGCGCTCGAGGTACGAAGCGCCGTCGTTGCCGAGCGTGGCCATCGGTAGCGCAGTGCCGCCCAGTGCGTTGAGGCTGTAGGCGATGTTGCCGGCACAGCCGCCGAAGTCACGCCGTAGCGTCGGCACCAGGAACGACACATTGAGGATGTGCAGCTGGTCCGGAAGAATCTGGTCGGCGAACCGGCCCTCGAAAGTCATGATGGTGTCGAACGCGAGGGACCCGCAAATCACTGCTGCCATGGTTGAGCCGTTGGTTGAATGGTGGATGGAAAAGGACGCGTGCAGGCAGGCGCCCCGCTCAGGGATAGAAAGCTTCGACGCGGTAGCCTGCGATCGGCGGTAGCGCTGCGGCTTCCGAAGCGGACAAGGTCAGTGGCAGCGAGGCCGCGCGGTCGGCTCGGGCCTGCAGCACCGTCGGTGCACCGTAGTCCGCCGGCAACAGCACGCGGCGCACCACGGCGCGCTCCTGCGTGTCGAGCAGCGAGAGTTCGACGGCGGGCATTGCGAGCGGCACGGTGGCGCCATTGCGCAGGGTGAAGCTCAGACGGTAGTCGTTGCCGCCGCTCTTCTCGCGCGCGAAGGCCGCGCCTTCGATCACGATGTCGCCGATCTGGCGCAGGGCCGCGAGTTCGCAGCCTGTGTACTGGCACAGTGCCGCCAAGGCGGGCCGCAGATTGGGCTGGCGCGCGGCAATGCCGTCGCGCTCGTGGCGGATGACCTGCAGGATGAGCAGCAGCACAGCAATCACCGCCAGCAGGACCAGCACGATGCGCACGCCCTTGCGCTGCCAGAAGCCGGTCGCCTTCTCGGAGGGCTCGTCGTCGTCCGCGAAGGGATGCCCTATTGGCAGTTCGAAATCCGGGGAGAGCGCAAGGTCGGACTCGCTTTCGGCCTGCACCACCACAGGCGAAGCCTTCGCGGCCGCGCGCTCCTCACGCGCCTTGGCGCTCGCGATCTTGGCCGACTTGATGCGGGCACGGCGCAGCGCCTTCTGCATCTGCACCTGGTCGTGGTCTTTTTCTTCCTGCTCGCGCTCCCCTTCTGCGCCGTCGTCGCTCGCGCGCTCGATCATCAGCCCACGCGTTGCCTTGATGCGCGGGGCGACGGGCAGCGGCGGCGCCGGGGGTGGTGGCGCGGGCGGCGGCGACGCGAGGTTCAGGTCGATGTTCGGGAACGGCGGCAGCGTGCTCGGTGGAGGCTTCCACGCGGGTTCGCTGACGTCGAGGTCGGACCATGGCTCGTCGGCGACGATGCCGTGTTCGGGCAATGACAGCGAGAACTCAAGCGCTGCTGGAGGCGGTGGTGGCGACGCCGGTGTCGGTGCAGGCGCCTCCGGGGGCAGCGCATGCCGAGGCTGCTGCTCGGGCTCATCGTCGAAGAAGTCCGCATCCTCGGCCGGCGAAGAAGACTCCAACTCGGGCGCGCCCTTGGGCTCCGAGGCTGCCTCGACCAGCCCTGGCATATAGCCAGCACCCTGCACCGGCGCCGCCGCATTCGCCGCCGCACCATCGGGTGCCTCGTGCAGATCGAGCGTGGCGTCGAACACATGGCTGCACCGGCCGCAACGCACCCAGCCATCAGAGATGCGAAGCTGGTCGCGCACCACCTTGAAGGTGGTGGTGCAGGCGGGGCAGCGCGTGACGAGACTCATGACCGGGCGATTGTAGGGTCGAGCCCTCGCCACGGGAGGGGCGCAAGGCGGCTCAGCAGCGCGCGGTCATGAGGATCCAGCCGTCCTCGGTGTCGCTGACTTCGAGCTTCGCGTACGGCGCGTAGGCCTCTTTCAATTCATCGGCCTGGCGCTCGAGGATGCCGGCCATCACCAGCGATCCGCCCGCCTTCACATGGCTGCGCAGCAACGGCGCGAGCACCTTGAGCGGCGTGGCCAGGATGTTGGCGAGCACAGTGTCGTAGAGGCCCTTCGCCGCTTCGGGCAGGCCCGCGTTCAGCCGGACGCCGTTGGCCTCGGCATTGAGCCGGGTCGACGAAACCGCGGCTTCGTCGATGTCGACGGCGTCGATGTCGGTGGCGCCGAACTTCGCCGCACCGATCGCAAGAATGCCGGAGCCGCAGCCGTAGTCGAGCACGCGCTGGTTAGCCAGCACACCGTCGCCCCGCGTCGCGATCCACCGCAGGCACATGCGCGTGGTGGGATGCGTGCCAGTGCCGAAGGCCAGACCTGGATCGAGCCGGATCACCTGCTTTGCCTGCTCGGGTGGCTCATGCCACGTCGGCACGATCCAGAACTCGGGCGTGATCTCGACGGGCGCAAACTGCGATTGCGTCAGGCGCACCCAGTCCTGCTCGGGCACCGGCGCAATGCCGAGCACCTCGCAGCCTTCGAAGAAATCCTGCAGCGCGAGCACCGACGCGGCCTCTTTGGCGAGCGCCTCGTCGGGGAACAGCGCGATCACGCGCGAACGCTGCCAGCCTTCCTTCGGCGGCGGCATGCCCGGCTCGCCGAACAGCGCCTGCTCTGCGTCGGTCTGCGCGTCGGCGTCTTCCACCGACACGCTCAATGCATCGAGTGCATCGAGCGCTTCGCCGAGCGTTTCGACCCGGTCTTCCGGCGCCATCAGGCGGAGTTCGAACATCGCGGCGTTCCCCGGTCAGCGCTTGTGCGCCGCCAGCCACTCTTCCAAGTAGTGGATGTTGGTGCCGCCGGTCATGAACTTGGAATCAACCATCAACTCGCGGTGCAGCGGGATGTTGGTCTGGATGCCTTCGATCACGGTTTCGTTGAGCGCCGTGCGCATGCGGGCCATGGCCTGCTCGCGCGTGTCGCCGTAGACGATGATCTTGCCGATCATGGAGTCGTAGTTCGGTGGCACGAAGTAGTTGGTGTACGCGTGCGAGTCGACGCGAACGCCCGGACCACCCGGCGGGTGCCACATCGTGATGCGGCCCGGCGACGGCGTGAACTTCCACGCGTCTTCGGCATTGATGCGGCACTCGATGGCGTGGCCGTGCATCTGGATCTGGCGCTGCGTGAACGGCAGCTTTTCGCCGGCGGCCACCATGATCTGCGTCTTGACGATGTCGATGCCGGTGGTGAACTCGGTCACCGGGTGCTCCACCTGCACGCGCGTGTTCATTTCAATGAAATAGAACTCGCCGTTCTCGTAGAGAAACTCGAAGGTGCCGGCACCGCGGTAGTTGATCTTCTTGCAGGCGGCCGCACAGCGCTCGCCGATCTTCTCGATCAGCTTGCGCGGAATGCCCGGCGCGGGCGATTCCTCGATCACCTTCTGGTGGCGGCGCTGCATGGAGCAGTCGCGCTCGCCCAGGTAGACCGCGTTCTTGTGCTTGTCCGCGAGGATCTGGATTTCGATGTGGCGCGGGTTCTGGAGAAACTTCTCCATGTACACGGCCGGATTGTTGAAGGCCGCGCCGGCTTCCGCCTTGGTCATCTGGATCGCGTTGACCAGAGCCGCCTCGGTGTGCACCACGCGCATGCCGCGACCACCGCCGCCGCCCGCCGCCTTGATGATGACCGGGTAGCCGATGGCACGCGCAATGCGCTTGTTGGTGGCGGCGTCGTCCGAGAGCTCACCCTCGGAGCCGGGCACGCAAGGCACGCCGGCCTTGATCATGGCCTGCTTGGCCGACACCTTGTCGCCCATCGTGCGGATGTTGTCGGGCGTCGGGCCGATGAACTGGAAACCGCTCTGCTCCACGCGTTCGGCAAAGTTCGCGTTCTCGCTCAGGAAGCCGTAGCCGGGGTGAATCGCTTCGGCATCGGTCACTTCGGCCGCCGAAATGATCGCCGGCATGTTGAGATAGCTCTGCGCCGAGGGGGCCGGGCCGATGCATACGGCTTCTTCGGCCAGCTTGATGTACTTCGCGTCGCGGTCGGCTTCGGAATACACCATCACGGCCTTGATGCCGAGCTCGCTGCAGGCACGCTGAATCCGGAGGGCAATCTCCCCCCGGTTTGCAACCAGGATCTTCTTGAACATGGTCACTCGATGATGAACAGCGGCTGTCCGTATTCGACCGCCTGGCCGTTTTCGCCGAGGATCTGGGTGATCGTGCCGGACTTGTCGGCCTCGATTTCGTTGAGGATCTTCATCGCTTCGATGATGCAGATGGTGTCGCCTTCGTTGACTTTGCTGCCAACCTCGACGAACGCAGCAGCGCCCGGGCTGGACGAACGGTAGAAGGTGCCGACCATTGGCGACTTCACGGCATGGCCGGCCGGCGCGGCTTCGGCCGCCGGTGCGCTGGCCACGGGTGCCGCGGGAGCACCGGCTGCGGCCGGTGCGGCAGCCGCCTGAGGCGCCGCCAGGGTTTGCACATACTGCACCGGAGCGGCACCGCCGCCCTTCACGATGCGAACCTTGCCTTCGGTTTCGGTGATTTCCAGCTCGGAAATATTCGATTCGGACACCAGATCGATCAGTGTCTTCAGTTTGCGCAGATCCATGGGACTCCAGTGCCGGCTGAGCCGGTCTTCAGGACATAACTTGTTCGAAAATCGGTGATTTTCGGCGTTCGGCGTCTAACGCCAGCGTAAGGAACTGA
This is a stretch of genomic DNA from Variovorax paradoxus. It encodes these proteins:
- a CDS encoding zinc-ribbon and DUF3426 domain-containing protein, whose amino-acid sequence is MSLVTRCPACTTTFKVVRDQLRISDGWVRCGRCSHVFDATLDLHEAPDGAAANAAAPVQGAGYMPGLVEAASEPKGAPELESSSPAEDADFFDDEPEQQPRHALPPEAPAPTPASPPPPPAALEFSLSLPEHGIVADEPWSDLDVSEPAWKPPPSTLPPFPNIDLNLASPPPAPPPPAPPLPVAPRIKATRGLMIERASDDGAEGEREQEEKDHDQVQMQKALRRARIKSAKIASAKAREERAAAKASPVVVQAESESDLALSPDFELPIGHPFADDDEPSEKATGFWQRKGVRIVLVLLAVIAVLLLILQVIRHERDGIAARQPNLRPALAALCQYTGCELAALRQIGDIVIEGAAFAREKSGGNDYRLSFTLRNGATVPLAMPAVELSLLDTQERAVVRRVLLPADYGAPTVLQARADRAASLPLTLSASEAAALPPIAGYRVEAFYP
- the prmA gene encoding 50S ribosomal protein L11 methyltransferase, whose product is MFELRLMAPEDRVETLGEALDALDALSVSVEDADAQTDAEQALFGEPGMPPPKEGWQRSRVIALFPDEALAKEAASVLALQDFFEGCEVLGIAPVPEQDWVRLTQSQFAPVEITPEFWIVPTWHEPPEQAKQVIRLDPGLAFGTGTHPTTRMCLRWIATRGDGVLANQRVLDYGCGSGILAIGAAKFGATDIDAVDIDEAAVSSTRLNAEANGVRLNAGLPEAAKGLYDTVLANILATPLKVLAPLLRSHVKAGGSLVMAGILERQADELKEAYAPYAKLEVSDTEDGWILMTARC
- the accC gene encoding acetyl-CoA carboxylase biotin carboxylase subunit, which translates into the protein MFKKILVANRGEIALRIQRACSELGIKAVMVYSEADRDAKYIKLAEEAVCIGPAPSAQSYLNMPAIISAAEVTDAEAIHPGYGFLSENANFAERVEQSGFQFIGPTPDNIRTMGDKVSAKQAMIKAGVPCVPGSEGELSDDAATNKRIARAIGYPVIIKAAGGGGGRGMRVVHTEAALVNAIQMTKAEAGAAFNNPAVYMEKFLQNPRHIEIQILADKHKNAVYLGERDCSMQRRHQKVIEESPAPGIPRKLIEKIGERCAAACKKINYRGAGTFEFLYENGEFYFIEMNTRVQVEHPVTEFTTGIDIVKTQIMVAAGEKLPFTQRQIQMHGHAIECRINAEDAWKFTPSPGRITMWHPPGGPGVRVDSHAYTNYFVPPNYDSMIGKIIVYGDTREQAMARMRTALNETVIEGIQTNIPLHRELMVDSKFMTGGTNIHYLEEWLAAHKR
- the accB gene encoding acetyl-CoA carboxylase biotin carboxyl carrier protein → MDLRKLKTLIDLVSESNISELEITETEGKVRIVKGGGAAPVQYVQTLAAPQAAAAPAAAGAPAAPVASAPAAEAAPAGHAVKSPMVGTFYRSSSPGAAAFVEVGSKVNEGDTICIIEAMKILNEIEADKSGTITQILGENGQAVEYGQPLFIIE